attacaagagacaagtatgacaatcaagaaatcactgtacttgtgccttatgaaatgaaaatcatgcatagctatatcatatatcatatccggcccattatggactcggtgaataaagtcgtatacatgtataccatgcccggcccatcaggggtcttggtgccatcatcacatcatcatatcatcatatcatcatatacatatatatataccgtacccggccctctagtgagggactcggtgaacaatgaagtgaaactgtgcacgaaaacatacctggctcgagactcggtgaaagatacattaacagcatgcacgagcagagtagtgagcaaccatatgaaaactaagtcatatctgagactcaataggataatcaaaatgaactatcatttgaaaatcaaagacaatGGTCATGCCAAGTAtcctttgaatgtcactatggaatatatcaaataaaacttcaagaatcatagacacgtatcaagacataatgaagtaagttctgcgaatcaagaacattagccatcctagtgtctctaagaataggagcttctttggagttatacattcgtcgtctgtttgtctcacagaGATCATGccgaaaagaaagaagggatagctttacataccttgatttaCGACCCTCGAAACAATTATGACGAATCAGCCCCTTTTTAAGACTTTATCTACAAGATAATAATAGTAACACAAGCATCAGCCAACTTGTAATCAAGCACAACCAACAAGACAGCATATGGACAATACGACGAGCCACGAGCTCGCTATGTGACAACTATTCGGCGTTTCACCTTGCCCTCCTCCAAAACTCCATAACAATAATAATCCAACTAGGTTATGTACACATTAGCTCAACCTCATGTTCAGAAATTAATTACGATAAGAGCAGCCCGGCTATAGCCTATAcaaattcgggcaacatttccctgaGAACTCAACAATCCTCGAGATCCCAATTCAGCAAAAATATCGACCATATACTAATAatagcaataccaacaatttcatatcaagctAGAATCGGATCCACCTCCAGATCattttcaaaacagcccacaatcacaATATCAACTACTTTCCATAAACGAGGAAATtatctcaacaacacaacaacaaccacaatggcAATAAGGAGAACTATACGACAACAGCAACAGTTACGACACACCAATAATTAATTCTAACATCCCTTGCGATGTTTATTCATTCTATCAATCCTTTAACCAATTATACGATATATTACAcgcttgttttcttccaaatttacgagccatatcaacaacaacacgacaacaacatcaaccaccatCCAAGTACAAGAAAATTACTACAACATCATTTTAACAACAAGTTCGAAACAGTCCACCAAAactacaacatcaaaaatacGATTTTCGATCTTTACTTCACAAAATTACTAACACACGGAAAAGAgtataatattaccatgaacaacagcacccatacttatctataactatatttccagcccttcaacataacAAATTACCTTCAATACAATACCATGataatgacaacactaatcaaacttaatccaattagaacaactctaattctgcccacttacaacaccaacaataatcatgtaattttcttacttccaatttcgtttAATACACTTTAacctctccattacaacatcattaactccaattacattacaagaagaagaaatcttacctcaaattagttaggacagatcctatactcacttgcaccaattgcaccacttcttcttctccaactcaAATTCTAATGTTGCTGCCTCCTTTGGGACATTTGGAACACTTTTATGGAGTTATAattctctttcttttttaaaatttaaggCTGGCCGttcttggcagccatggctgttgaGGTTTTCTCTCTAAATCAATTTTGGGAAGATGAAATATGAGCTATGCTTTGTCATCAACTAAAATATATATGCTACCAGCCATGATGACACGTGTCCAACCataatgacatgtgtcccactcaactaAACACCAATCAGATTCAACCATgttttgtggggcccacttagtggtctaaatagcttaattaatcattaatccccacttaataatctaatcatggttaattaatccctaatctccactaatatttctacactaattgaaatttacaaccaaatcgtgcacttattaaaatggggattaaaaagtccttgtctcatatctcaaaaataaccttgtccttgaacttatgtcgattagcttacgaataatccaacgtacaaaaatacggggtataactaCTATGATGGGGTATCAGACTTAGGTTGATTTGATGGTTCTAGATAAAACCAATTTTGATGTGATTTTGGGCATGAGTTAGTTATCCCCATACCATACGATCTTGGATTGTCATGCCAAGATAGTTACTTTAGCTATGCCTGGGATTCCtaggttagagtggaagggtataGTTAGTCACGCGCCTAAGCGGATTGTATCGTTTCTTAAGGCGCGTCGGATGGTTGATAaagggtgtttagcttatcttgCCTATATTCGTGATACCAGTGCTGAGACTCCTTCACTTGAGCCGGTATTGGTTGTGAGAGAGTTTGCTGAGGTGTTCCCTACTGATCTTCCTAGTATTCCTCCAGACCGGGATATTAATTTCCATATTGAGGTTGAGCTGGGCACAGGCccatttctattcccccttatcaaATGGCTCCTgtagagttgaaggaattgaaagaataGTTGCAAGATTTATTGAGCAAAGGGTTTATCTATCCTAGTGTGTCCCCGTGGGgtgcaccggtattgtttgtgaagaagaaggacagATCCATgaggatgtgtgttgattataggcagttaaaCAAGGTCaccatcaagaacaagtatcccattcccaggattgatgatctatttgaccagcttcagggagcGTCAGTCTTTTCCAAGATTAACTTGAGATCTGGATATCATCAACTTAAGATCCGGACAGAGGATATTCCCAAGAGAGCATTTCAtactcgttatggtcattatgagtttttggttatgtcctttgggttgaccaatgtcCCTGcagcatttatggatttgatgaatgatgtCTTTCAACCGTATTTGGACtcctttgtgattgtattcatcgatgatattttgatctTACTCTAGGATTAGGGAGGAGCACGAGAggcatttgaggattgttcttgagACTTTGATGGAGAAGAGGCTTTATgccaaattctccaagtgtgatttATGGCTTAGTTCTAtggcatttttggggcacgtGGTGTCCAAGAATGGTATcatggttgacccacagaataTTGAGGCTATTCGTGATTCGGGCAGGCCTACTACAGTTTCAGAGGTTTGGAGCTTTGTTGGTTTAGCTAGTTACTATTGATGATTTGTTGAGGGATTTTCTGCTATAGCATCTCCCCTTACTAGATTGACCCAAAAGGCTGTTCCTTTTCAGTGGTCTGATAAGTGTGAGGCGAGCTTCCACAAGCTTAAAGCCTTGTTGACTTCAGCTCCCATTTTGACTCTTCCTGTAGAGGGAGAGGATTTTACTATGCATTGTGATGCTTCGAGGTTGGGTCTTGGTTGTCTTCTTATGCAGAAAGGGAAGGTCATaacctatgcttccaggcagttaaaggtgcacgagaagaactaccccgtTCATGACTTGAAGTTAGTGGCGGTGGTGTTTGCTTTAAAGATTTGGAGACACTATATTTATGACGTACATTGCGAGGTTTTCACGGATCATAAGAgcattcaatatattttcaaccaAAAGGATCTGAACATGAGGCAACGAAGATAGTTAGAGTTACTCAAGGATTATAATTTTTCTATCctttatcatccgggcaaggccaaTGTGGTGGCGGATGCCTTTAGTCGAAAAtcagtgagtatgggtagtctTGCTTGTCTTCATATTGGGGAGAGACCTTTGGCTAGAGAGATTCAGAGTTTAGCAAATTCCTTGGCTAGATTTGATATTTCTGAACCTGGAAGGGTTCTTGCTTGTGTGGAGGTGCGTTCCTCTTTATTGGAGCAGATTCGAGCTCTGCAGTTTGATGATCCAAAGTTGTGCAAGATTCGTGATAAAGTGTTGAAGGGAAAGGCTAGTGAGTCAAGGCTTGATGAAGAAGGGATTTTGAGGATCAAAGGACGAGTGTGTGTGCCTCAAACTGGAGATTTGACTACTTTGATTATGGAAGAGGCCCACAGCttgaggtattctattcaccctagTGCTATGAAGATGTACCGAGATTTGAAGCAACATCATTAGTGGTGTAGCATGAAGCATGATATTGTTAAGTTTGTGTctaagtgtttgaattgtcaacaagtgaagtatgGGCATCAAAAGCCTGGTGGGAATTCtcaaaggatgcccattcctgagtgcaAATGGGACATGATTGCCATGGACTTTTTGGTAGGGTTGCCGCGGactttgggtaagtttgattgtgtttgggtgattgtggatcatttgactaagtcagctcatttcattCCTGTTCAGATGACTTATACTTCTGAGAAGCTGGCTAAGATCTACATTCATGAGGTTCTTCGTTTGCATGGAGTGCCTGTttccattatttctgatagagggactcaggtCACCTCTTACTTCTGGAAGAATTTGCAAATGGAGTTGGGTACTCGGGCTGAGTTGAGCACAACATTTCGTCCCTAGACCGATGGTCAGTCTGAGCGTACTTCCAGGTTTTGAAGGATATGTTAAGCGcatgtctgagattttggtggcCATTGGGACCAATTCCTGCCATTAgctgagtttgcttacaataacaattatcattcgagTACTGAGATGGCTCcatttgaggccttgtatggtagCAGATATCAATCTTCCATTAGATTGTTTGATTCTTTTGAGGTGAGGCCTTGGGATACAAACTTGCTTATAGATTCGTTGGATAAAGTGAAGATTATTCAGGCGAGGCTTCTCACCGCTTAGAGTCGGCAAAAGAGTTACGCGGACCGGAGAGTTCGTGATTTAGTGTTTATGGTGGGTGATTGGGTCTTGCTTAAGGTTCACCCAtaaaggtgtgatgaggtttggtaagaaaggaaagttgagtccCTGTTACATTGGTCCTTTTGAGATTATTCAGAGAGTTAgggatgttgcttatgagttggcgcTACCTCCTGGTTTGTCGAGttttcatccggtgttccatgtttcaATGTTCAAAAAGTATGTTTAAGATGGTTCTCATGTGATTAGATGGGATTTGGTGATGCTTGATCAGAATTTATCCTATGAGGAGGAGCCGATTGCTATTTTGGACCGTCAGATTTGCAAGTTTAGATCCAAAGAAATTGCTTCAGTGAAGGTTCAATAAAGCGGTTGTCTGATGGAAGAGTCTACTTGAGAGACTGAATTGGATCTGAGGGCAAGGTACCCTTAGCGTTTCGATGCCCCAGGTAcgtcttttcccttttttttttatctttgatgtctgaggacgaacatgtgttttagtggtggatgatgtaacgacccgttaggtcattTTGGCTTCTTGTTTTTGCCTATTTTTCCCTTGTAAAACCACCCTTTTTCTTGTTTTGGGAATTTGCTACGTAATCTTTAAGGGTTAGGTTGACTTTAGGCATCTTCGAGGGCAATTTCGTCTTTTGGGATTTTCGTTGGTTCCATCAGCTTCGGAACGTCGTATATAAGTTGTTTGAGTgtttggtcatttggttggaaagtaGGTTTTCGCCCGTTCGGGGTTGatttggtcaacgagacctctgttagGAATTTCGAGAGTGTGAGTGAGTTCGTAGCACGTTTTTACATGTGTCTGCATATTTGATTTTTCTCAGGGAAGTTCCAGGAGAGTCACGGGATTTCGAGTGTTGAGAGTCAAAAACTAAATTTTCTGAGTTATGGTGTATGCGCTTGTACGAAAGGGTCGTGCCCCTACGGATGAGCTCTAGTGAGTGGAGGCTCGCAGGACCGAGACTCTGTGGACTTGGTCACGGTCCGCCCTGTGAAGATTTTCCCGCAGGAGCTCGTGTGCAGCACCAAGCTCGGCTCCGCAACATATTTTTGAGTAGTTCATTGAGGCGAGGTTGGTGCCGCTAGTGAGAGTTTGCCGGTGCGAACTTAAGTGTGCAGGTACGTAAATCGCTGAACAGAATGTGGTTTTTAGTGTGTTCTTCCTTTAGAATCCCATTCGAAAACCCCTAAGTTTGAGAGCATATTAGAGGAGAATTAAAGGCAATTCAAGGAGGAATCACTGAGTAAGTATCCTAACTTGATTTTAAGGTTATTTCAATGAGTTAGATCCTTAATCCATACTTAGAATGTTGAAATTAAGAGGTTTATGGAAGGGTTTTCAGGAACCCAAATTGAGAATTGGGAATTGATCAATTGAGCAAGAATTCGTAATTGTTTAGGGATGATTTTTGGTATATAAGTTATATGAAGCATAAGGATCATGATTTTAGGCTCAATTTATtgttttgcccttttgggttcAGAATCCTAATTTTAAGGCTTATTTTGGGGGTATTGGATTTTGTAGCAATATGGATGTTGTTGTGCTCGTGTTCTAAGGTATATTCCATTTGACTAGACTTTGTTTGTTTGGAGACTTCTCGGAGTGGCAAGGGGAGTCGTGACTCGAGATTCGGCTTACCAGGCATGTTGAGACCTCGAACTCTTTCTTGAATCTGTGTGTTGGCTAAAATGAACCTAATAAGAGGGATTTGGGGGGAATTAAGGAGTTCCAATACtggtgaggtgacgagcactagtATTGGATACCAGTCATcatgttatgggtatttgtgcCGTTTTAATTGTATAGTTGGTATGAATGCCATGTTTGGGCACTTGTTGATAGAATAGTACGATCCTTTAGATCTGTGATTGAGGTCCGATGCCCGTACTTTATGTCCCTTATCATTATTATTTGCATGTCTTGTCTATTCATGTGCATATCGCTCATACATATATCCTTGTTGAAGTGGAAAGAAGtaaaaaggtgaagcctttatgGTATTATGAACATGAGAATGGATTCCATGCTTTTCTACTTGTTCTTGACTTGATACATGCcatattcatgctttatatgtattcatgcatacgatttgaggatatgattgtgagtccGATGGGATCTTGTTCGGGATGAGTGATGATATTGGCACTTGAGCCTAGTTGGCTATGAGACAAGTTATTGAGATATGATCTGATTGAGGTTGTGATCTGAGGAAACTACTAGAGCGGcgatatatgggcctcatgagccctccatgggtcacgattcgttaATATTCGAACATGTGTATATCGGGAAGTGGAAACagaggccttgcattgcatatcATTCATCCATTTTctatattgttgttattattggtatTTGTTGGCCTTATCTGTAAAATCTGTCTGTTATGTAGATTTAGCTGTGATTATGATTTTCTTATACTTTGACTGATCGCGGACAAGTGTGGTTGTGATGTCGAAGACCAAACCTCTTCTCCGTTCTGGAATGGGTCGGTCAACGATGCATACTGAGTACCCGTTGTTTATTGTACTCACGTTAGACTTGTTGCACCTTTCTTTGTGTGCAAACTCGATCCCTAGCACTAGTGGAGGCCGCGACTACCAGGTTCCTCGTTAGAGCTGCTCATTGAGACTCGGGGTGAGCTCCAAGGCTTCTGGATGGCTCGAGATTTCTCCTTATCTTTATTTCACTCTCTTTCTTATTTTTAGACAACTTATGATGTATTAGACTCTTATTACTCTTAGTTGGTCCTTGTATTATGGTGACATCCTATTTTGGGGGTTAAATTGTAATAACCACTTAGTATTTTATTCGAAATTTATTAAGACTCATGAAATGACTTGTATGCTTTATTCTGCACTTAGATTTTGTTTTAATTATGGTTGTGTTGGCTGACTAGTACGGTGGGACTAGTGCCATCACGACTtgggattttgggtcgtgacaggaccaGACCCAGCCCAATTACCGCATAAACATACAAACGTATACACATAACACAAAAACAGACCGCTAAGGTCTTGTGTGTTGAAGTGATGAGGGTGTCGAAATCGCCGCCTAgtttattttctctctccacCATGTAAAGACCAATCAAGGTATAACTCACCACTTTCCTTTGTTTTTTCTGCAGTTTACGCTCAAAGAGTGCAAATTCCAAGAGGGATTATTCTTGTTGCTAATTTTGAATGCTCAATTTTGATTGGTTGTTGAAGTTTAGGGGGGATTCAAGATGAATCCCTTGCCAATTTCATTTGTCCCACATAAAAAATTAGGGCAAAGGTTTTCAGATTTGGAGTTCTATATCTCACATAAAAACACATGGCAAGTTTCATATCTTGAGTACAAAAACTGGATTTAACTAGGGTTAGCTAAATTGCTTAAAATCTTGACATAACCGAGTTCATtagtttaaattttttaatcaCTTTCTTTTTGTGGCTGAGTTTTGGGGTTGAGAAGGACAAGGAGCTTCCAGTTTCATTCTCCAAAAGGCTTTGCAAAGAAAAGGTAAATCTCTTtctgtttatttattttttagtaaTTTA
The nucleotide sequence above comes from Lycium barbarum isolate Lr01 chromosome 3, ASM1917538v2, whole genome shotgun sequence. Encoded proteins:
- the LOC132630973 gene encoding uncharacterized protein LOC132630973, giving the protein MGSLACLHIGERPLAREIQSLANSLARFDISEPGRVLACVEVRSSLLEQIRALQFDDPKLCKIRDKVLKGKASESRLDEEGILRIKGRVCVPQTGDLTTLIMEEAHSLSMKHDIVKFVSKCLNCQQVKYGHQKPGGNSQRMPIPECKWDMIAMDFLMTYTSEKLAKIYIHEVLRLHGVPVSIISDRGTQVTSYFWKNLQMELAEFAYNNNYHSSTEMAPFEALYGSRYQSSIRLFDSFERVRDVAYELALPPGLSSFHPVFHVSMFKKWDLVMLDQNLSYEEEPIAILDRQICKFRSKEIASVKVQ